Sequence from the Haloarcula sp. CBA1127 genome:
CAAAGCACAAGAAAGCCAAGACAGTGCTTGCCTGGGCTGTGGACTGTATTGACACCGACGTCCTCCAAGACATTGAGCGGTCCCAAGCCGAGGATATCAAGCAGGCGTGGCGGGATGCAGCAGAGGCCGAACTAACGCAGCGTGAGATCGAGAAGTTTGCTGAGGACCGGCCAGACGAACTCGATGGCTGGACGAAACTTGACGCCGACCACGACGCTGTCAAGGTGGCCTACGTCGCTGACAACCACGGAACACCGTCGGTTGCAGCCGTCTTCGAGAGTGCTAACGGTGAGTTGAAGTCCCTTGAGTTCACGCTGGAGGATTGGAAGGAGAACGACGGCAACCCTCGCGAGGCAAGGCCGAATCGGTACTGTGCGACGACTGACGGCGACGGGGCCTACGCCCGTCTTCGCTCTCATCTGCTGACCTTCGAGGTCAAGCCGATGGAGCGACTCGAAGTGTAAGTTACTACACTGAGTGTGATCAATTCATAGCCCACCCCACACCGTGTTTCGAGTGTAAATACCGCTGCTTGTGGTTTTCACTGGAACCGGTGGTGTGTGCAAGCTTGGGCAGTAATCATTAGATGGTGGCAGTGCTGGATCGAATATCTCGTTCAGTGTCAAGTGGTTTACGCTGTTGGAGGAATTGATGAAACCCCATCCGGTGTGACGCTGAATACCGCTGACATCAACTGTGAGCGCGCGAGGAGGAGTCGGAACTGTCAGCAACAAAAACTCAGGCCCGGACACACACACCGGATTTTGAGTAAGGAGTATAGGATCTGTGTCGTAGATGGCTGTATAATAGTGTTAGGAATGGGTTTCTTACTCCAAACTAGGTGTGTTCCTCTAGTCTAGTTGTACTAGTAAGCAGTGTAGTTTGTGCAGAAACAACGAATGTGCTGCTACAACCGCTACATATCGCTTCTTTCCGCCCCTCTCTTCTTGTTCCTCTTACTCCAAACTAGGTGTGTGTCTCCCTCCCCTCTTACTCAAAATCCGGTGTGGTTCAGCCAAGTTTTGTGTAAGAGAGAAATCCCGAAATATCTCTTTTCACTCGATCTACTGGCACTCTTACTCATAATCCGGTACCTAAGTTTTATTTCACTGACTGCTGTCGACTCTAGTAATGGATAGCGAAGACGGGTCAGAGACACTACATAGCGTATTTGATAGTGTTGACACGAGCGAAGGAAAAATCTTCGAGAAACGTGAGATACTTCAAATCGACTATGTTCCTAGTGAAAAACGAATCGTCGGCCGGGATGAACAAATAGAGAAGGTTGCTGAGGAAATCGGGCCAATTGTTGTCGGTCAGCCGCCAAATTCGATCATCATCTACGGGAAAACCGGATGTGGGAAGTCACTTGTCGCAAAGCACGTCTCCAAGATTGCACAAGAAGAAGCTGAAAATCGGGATGTGAAGCTTGCGACAGGATATATTAATTGTCAGCAGGCAAAAGGTAACTCTGACGCTCTGACCACATACGGTCGTGCAATTAACCCACCAGAAAGCGGTGTAAAGTTCCCGTCCCGGGGGATTTCAGAGAACGAGTACTTTGAACGGGTGTGGTCGGTCCTGAACGAGTTTTATGACGCTGCAATCATCGTCTTAGACGAAGTTGACAAACTCAACAACGATGATCTTCTGATGGCCCTGTCAAGAGCGGGGGAAGACGGGAGTGTTGATGTTCCAATTGGAGTAATAGCGGTATCAAACAAAATCAACTATCGGGACAAAATGAGCGAACGGACAAAGAGTTCATTCGGCCATAACGAGTTTATTTTTGAACCATATGATGCGGAGCAAATTCGAGAGATACTTCAAAATCGGACCGATGCCTTCGTTGACGGCGTCCTTGAGGAGGGAGTCATTCCTCGTGCTGCGGCACTGAGCGCCAAGGAACACGGGGACGCACGAAAAGCCATGCGCCTGCTTCGATATGCTGGTGACCAAGCGAACAAGGAAAACGCTGAGCGAGTAAAAGAATCACACCTCTCGGATGCACGCGCCTCGGCAGAGTCTGATCGGTTGCTTGAGCTAATTTCCGGGCTTCCGCCCCATAGCAAGCATGTTCTAGTCGCGCTGGCGAACCTCAGCAAAAACAATCCGGACCGAGAATGGTTCCGGACAATGCGAATACGCGAGACATATCTCAATGTTTGTGATCGGAGTGGGGCAGACCCGCTTTCAACAGAACGGACCCGACAGCTACTCAACGAGCTCTGCTTTTTAGAGATTGCAGGGAGTCGACGAGGGACTGGAGAGGGGAAAGGGCACTATAGCCAGTACACTCTCTTGTGGGACGCAGATATAGTCCTCACACTTGAAACCTGAATTGCAGTCTTTTTCCCCCGGCGAGGCGAATTCTCTGGGGTTGCGCTCATTTCTGAGACATAACCAGAACTCGCTACGCGCCCAGCTACGCCAGCTGCTCTCACCAAAACTCTATTTTGTGGCCCCCAGCCGAGTACGGGGCGGTCCAGTGAGAGCGTCCCGACAGTACCCATGGCATCGAAGACCACCAACAGCAAGCAGACCGGAGAACAGCACCCAGCATCTAGCGAAGCGCAGTTCCCAGACCTCACAGTCCACGCCGAGGGGACCGCAGATCGACTTCAGCACGTGAACGAAACTGCCAAAGCCGATTGTCTCGAAACAGTCGAGGTCGAGCTAGCTGTCGAGTACGATATCGACTCCTTCGACGAGTGGCGCAGTCTCATCGACCCGGACTACGTCAAACACGGACAGACCGTTGAGAAGGGCACGATCATCAACGACTTGCTCGACAGACTTGAAGCACACTACCGCCGGCAGTCGTCCTCAAGGTTCCAAGCCTCGGACTGGAATCTCACGGTGACCGGCTCGGCGACCGCCTGGCGACGCCTCTTCATGGAGTTTTCCCAGATGCGTGGTTCAGATTCCGACCGTGCCGACAAGGCTGCCCTTCGTCTCAAACAGTTGCTCGCCGCAGACCTCGCAGACACAGGCGCAGCACTAGCTGCCCTCGAACTCATCAACCAGTACGATCTGGACACCCCAACAGACACGTTCATGGCAGAAGTGACGGACAGCACGGGCGACGAGTAGCCAACTCGTCCTGTCTTGGTCTCGGCTCTTACCAAAGACAGCGAAACACTGGTATCTGTCTCGGGGTTGGTAGATCGGGTTGTGCAAGATGCACAGCGCAAGTCGGTCACCAGTTTCCAACTGAAAGACTTTGACGAATCACCACACATACAGAAGAACTACGTAACAAGCGGAGTGAGAGCGAAAAGATGGCTGAAAGCGTACGGAGTCGATTAACGAATTCGTGGCTATATATTCCGATGAGCGTCGTCGTTTGGATATTGCTGTGGGTTTCGATAGATGCGCTTCTCGGGGACGGTAGTGTGATTTCTGCTGCGATTCCGGGGGCAGCAGGGGGGTTGGCTTTCGGAGTCTTCACCTATTATTTCAAAAATCGCGACAACGACTAGCTTAGTCCTCTGGTCTGTTCATATCGGCTCCGTTGCTGCCGGCTCCTGTTCCAGTTCTCCGTTTCATCATCAGTGACCGGATATAAAGCGCCTCAGCGTGCTGACTACACCCTCTACATCTTGCACGGCAACCAGTGACAACATCATCAGGTCGACAGCTGTTTCACTGGATCAGGCAAGACTCTCGCTCTCTGTCGGTTTGTGCTTCCCTCAGGGCCGAGGTTTAAATACAATGACGAACGCAACCATGCGTGTGACTGACCCGAATCCTGAATACGATCCTGCGGATATCCTCGGTGCAGCGAGTTCTGACCCTGAAACGAGAGGGAACGGACGGGAACGGGTCCTCGAATCCACCAGGTATCCCGACCGTACAGAGGATGATACCCGCATCTGTCGGAGCTGTGGGAACGATATTCCCCGGGATAAACGCCAGTGCCCATTCTGTGCTCACACCAGTGTCTCAGAGACGCCTACCGACGACCAAGATGACAGCCCACTCGAAGAGTGGACATTCGGCCGAGTCGTGCTCGCGCTCGTCGAGGCGAACACCACCTTCCACGCACGAGCCCTCGGCGCTGCGGCCTTTTCGGTGTCCGATAGTATCGCGAGCGGCGAGGACACCTCTCACGGAACGGTGAAGTGCCGTGCAGCGTTCGGAACCGAGCCAGCCACCACTCTCACCAAGGGGTGGCCCAAGCTTCCGACCGAAACCACGCTCGACGAGGAACCCGGACAGGCGCTCTTGGAGACAGCCGACGAACAGACTGATTGGGATGAGTCAGACGTCCAGCCACGGATCTATCTTGAGGACGGGTCGCCGGTCACCGACCGCTCGGAGTTCAAGCGGCTCAGAGACGAGTTCCAGCAGGACGACGGCACGTACTGGCTTGTTCCCGGCATCGTGCAGCGCCATCAGGCACGATCCGAGTTGGGGACGCTTGGCGTCGAGTTCCACTGTCGGCAGTGTGGTGCCATAACGGGACACGAGTCACACGGGCTCGACGGGTTCGAGTGCCACTCACATCTTGACCGGCTGATCTGGACCTGCAGGGAGTGTGGACAGCACCGCCACGAGCCCGAGCAGGAGGACGACACGGAGGAGACTACGGGCTATGACCACCTTCCCGACGGTGTCTCACCGGAGGACATCCACGGCGACGAGCCTGACTTCCAGGAGCAGGAGTTTCAGAACCAGATCAAGGCCTATCGCGAGCAGCACGGTTCCTTCCCGTGGAAGCGGTAGCTGTCGTATCGTCAGAGCGCAACGGTTGTTTAGGGTGCTGTAGAGCCGTTAACGGATCCCATTGTGGTTCTCGGTGAACGATCAGTATCGCTGTTCGCCAAAAGGATGTGTCCGGTCCTTGGGTGAGAGTAGGACAGTGTGAGCGCGTCATAGAACCCTCTCACGAATTACGATTCATCGGTAGCTTGTTGAGTTATCCGGCAGTAATCGGGCGTATTACTCAGTGAAGCCGGACTCAGAACTCAGCGACGACAGCAAACTTCCAGCAAGTCCGATCATCCCGATTACGAATGAAACAAGGACGATTGCACCTTTCACTGGCTCCACTGATTTCAAGTTTAATTATCCACAGCATGATCAAGATACTGAATAGGAGGGTATCTCTTGGTAGGGACACACGCCACTCAGATGACAGCAAGTTGCTTTAGTATTTCGTAACTCTGCTGTATTGATTACTCAGCGTAGATCGTGGTGCCTATTCTACGGTACGCGACAGTATTATCTTAATTCTCGCATAGTTTGTTGCGAGCGAGAACATCCACTCTAATCCATCTGTGTCCAATTCTGCATCGAGAGTCGGTCGCTTTCGTACTGAGTATTCCTCACTCGCGGGGAAAATCGTATTCATTACCCAGCAGCCTAAACAACAATAACCGAGCGCTACATTTGTATACCCAGTGGGGAAATACTTTTTGTCAGATAGGAAGAACCACTACGAAATGTCGCCAACCGATTACAATACTGAAAGATTGAACTTTTCGCTCCGCAATTTGCTTTTAGCTGTCTTTCTCTTCCTAATTGTTAGGCTCGGAAGTGGATTGGCAAGAGGACTACTGGAAGGAGACTATCTAATAGGCACATTAGGATTGATACTTGCTCTCGTACCGATAATTTGGCTATTGTCGATCATCAGAAAGGCATATTTCTGAAAACCTTCCAAGATAAGGGTCCTCTGTTAGAATATACGATTATAGTCCTACGATGACGTTTTGAGTTCCGATAACATCAGATTCATAGACTACCTGTACTGACCATCGTTTAACCACTCAAGTTAGTTCCAGTGTTCCCGCGAACCCCCGTCACCTCTGTGGGGAGAGCCGTACATATTCTTCCGCCGAATTGTCAGTGGTCCGGTCTGATTCATCACCGAACTCTATGAATTGTGGTCGTAAATCTAGAGCACTGGACGTGAGCTTGGAAGACTTCGTGGTTAGGACGGAACAGAAGTAGTACTGTCTGAGTGCGGAGCTAGCCACCCTTCAATAATATAAAACACAGAATGAGCGATTACACTATTTCTTGCCGTACAGTGTGGACTCCGTTCGGCTGGAATGGTGGAATGGCAACCTTAGTCACGGCTCTGCTGTCAGAGCGGAGGACGGAGGTGTTGATCTGTCTGGTGAACCACTCACTGGCCGTAATAAGCGCGTGTAAAATAGTATATCTGACTGGAATATCATATTCATGAAGTTGGAATGTCACTTTGAAGTATCCTGACCACTTTTGCCAGTTGATAATAAAACGATACTGTGAAGCGGTTCTATGTATTTTATACGTGCTTGGCAATGTGGGGCATAATGTTCGGATATAGTACGGTGCCAGCCATCATCAAGGGTGATCTGAGTTTTTCAATAATTGCCACATCTATAGCTAGCATCATGATG
This genomic interval carries:
- a CDS encoding orc1/cdc6 family replication initiation protein, producing the protein MDSEDGSETLHSVFDSVDTSEGKIFEKREILQIDYVPSEKRIVGRDEQIEKVAEEIGPIVVGQPPNSIIIYGKTGCGKSLVAKHVSKIAQEEAENRDVKLATGYINCQQAKGNSDALTTYGRAINPPESGVKFPSRGISENEYFERVWSVLNEFYDAAIIVLDEVDKLNNDDLLMALSRAGEDGSVDVPIGVIAVSNKINYRDKMSERTKSSFGHNEFIFEPYDAEQIREILQNRTDAFVDGVLEEGVIPRAAALSAKEHGDARKAMRLLRYAGDQANKENAERVKESHLSDARASAESDRLLELISGLPPHSKHVLVALANLSKNNPDREWFRTMRIRETYLNVCDRSGADPLSTERTRQLLNELCFLEIAGSRRGTGEGKGHYSQYTLLWDADIVLTLET